A region of Chloracidobacterium sp. DNA encodes the following proteins:
- a CDS encoding 50S ribosomal protein L11 methyltransferase yields MKNWFAVDIVVHADAAEAVESAFNRLESLGNEIDSFRHADGAPLRVTGYFDALPNEADIRLAVDASLMIYGFTSDAVKDITTRAVEQTDWLAEWKKYWKPTVIGNFIIAPPWEVVDKTEKIVISIEPNMAFGTGTHETTQLCLQAITDNYRNGQSFLDVGTGTGILAIAAAKLAKDKLEILACDTDADSVAIAKENAILNGVGEKIEYFLGSIDGDTPAFDFVCANLTIDVIVPLLPLLLEKTKETLVLSGILLEQRDIIVLDLQKFEISNFKFETSGEWIAVIISMD; encoded by the coding sequence ATGAAAAATTGGTTTGCAGTCGATATTGTGGTTCATGCTGATGCAGCCGAAGCCGTCGAATCGGCGTTCAATCGGCTCGAGTCTCTTGGCAACGAGATCGACAGCTTTCGACATGCGGATGGCGCACCACTGCGTGTAACCGGATACTTCGATGCGTTGCCTAACGAGGCGGATATTCGTCTCGCGGTGGATGCGTCGTTAATGATCTATGGTTTTACATCTGACGCCGTAAAAGATATCACTACTCGCGCAGTGGAACAGACAGATTGGCTCGCAGAGTGGAAAAAATATTGGAAGCCAACTGTTATCGGCAATTTTATCATCGCTCCGCCGTGGGAAGTCGTTGATAAGACCGAAAAGATCGTCATTAGCATCGAACCGAACATGGCGTTCGGCACCGGAACGCACGAGACCACGCAGCTTTGTCTGCAGGCGATCACCGACAATTACCGCAACGGACAATCGTTTCTAGATGTCGGAACCGGAACCGGAATTCTGGCGATAGCGGCAGCGAAATTAGCCAAAGATAAACTTGAAATTCTAGCCTGTGATACCGACGCGGATTCCGTCGCCATCGCAAAAGAAAATGCTATCTTAAATGGTGTCGGCGAGAAGATCGAATATTTTCTAGGGTCGATAGATGGCGATACACCAGCTTTTGATTTTGTATGCGCAAATCTTACGATTGACGTGATCGTTCCGCTGCTGCCATTGCTGCTTGAAAAGACGAAAGAGACATTGGTGCTGTCTGGAATCTTGCTTGAGCAGAGAGACATCATTGTTTTGGATCTTCAGAAATTTGAGATCTCAAATTTCAAATTTGAAACTTCCGGAGAATGGATCGCGGTAATTATTTCAATGGACTAG
- the era gene encoding GTPase Era: MVNKDFRSGLVALIGRPNAGKSTLLNRLVGEKIAAVSNKPQTTRHRIKGIVSRDDGQIVFVDTPGVHKPGHLLNRRMMSAVHDAIMSVDLLVLMRDASVSTGNGDKFVLELVKQAESKAILVLNKIDKIKDKAALLPLMEFYSKEYEFAEIMPVSALKGDAIDDLLSLIVKHLPVGEPIFDVDEMTDQSMRSIVSEMVREKILQSTGEEIPYVTAVVTEVFDESDPTMTTIFCAIYVEKPSQKKIVIGKQGARVKDIGTRARMDIEKLLGKKVFLKLFVKVVEDWRNRERDLDDIGIRE, encoded by the coding sequence ATGGTAAATAAAGACTTTCGGAGCGGTTTGGTCGCGTTGATAGGGCGGCCGAATGCAGGGAAATCAACTTTGCTCAACCGTCTGGTCGGTGAAAAGATCGCGGCTGTTTCAAATAAGCCGCAGACGACACGGCATCGGATCAAGGGCATTGTGTCGCGTGATGACGGACAGATCGTATTTGTCGATACGCCGGGCGTGCACAAGCCGGGACATTTGCTAAACCGAAGAATGATGTCGGCTGTTCACGACGCGATAATGTCGGTCGATCTGCTTGTGCTGATGCGTGATGCGAGCGTTTCGACGGGCAATGGCGACAAGTTTGTGCTTGAGCTCGTGAAACAAGCTGAAAGCAAGGCGATACTTGTTCTCAATAAGATCGACAAGATCAAGGACAAAGCTGCTCTGCTGCCTTTGATGGAATTTTATTCAAAGGAATATGAGTTCGCTGAGATCATGCCGGTTTCTGCTTTGAAGGGCGATGCGATCGATGATTTGTTGTCTCTCATCGTTAAACATCTACCCGTAGGCGAGCCTATTTTTGATGTTGACGAGATGACCGACCAGTCGATGCGCAGCATCGTTTCTGAGATGGTCCGCGAAAAGATCTTGCAATCGACCGGCGAGGAAATTCCATATGTGACAGCCGTCGTGACCGAAGTTTTTGACGAAAGCGACCCGACGATGACAACCATTTTCTGCGCGATCTATGTCGAAAAACCTTCGCAAAAAAAGATAGTAATCGGTAAGCAAGGCGCTCGCGTAAAGGACATTGGGACACGGGCGAGAATGGACATCGAAAAGCTGCTGGGCAAAAAGGTCTTTCTGAAATTATTCGTAAAGGTCGTCGAAGATTGGCGCAACCGCGAACGCGATTTGGACGACATAGGTATCCGTGAATAG